DNA sequence from the Neisseria mucosa genome:
TATGCCGGTGAAAAAGCATCATAGAAAAAGGCATCTTCCGGTAAAGCACATTTTTGAGTCAGTAAACCATGTGCACTTTCGGTCATCTCTGGTGATCCGCAAGCATAAACTTCATATTGGCCCAAATCAGGATAATTTTGCGCAGCAACATCTTGCACATAGCCATTCTCCCCTTTCCACTCAGAATCAGGCTTAGAAAGAACCGGCGAAAATTTCGCATTTTTCAGACGGCCTATTAATGCTTCGACTTCTTCTAATGCGTACAGATCCGCCTGTTGACGTGCCCCCCAGTAAAAATGAACCTGACGCTCGCTATTCTGACGAATCAAATCAAGCAAAATACTGCGAATAGGGGCATAACCTGTACCCGTTGCCAACAAAATCATCGGTTTATTGCTGTCTTGTTGCAAAGTGAATGCACCCAATGGCCCTTTGACACGGACAATGCCTTTTTCTTTGATTTTAGGCTCTGCACCAAAAATCATTTCTGAGCATACGCCGTTTTCACGTTTGCGGATATGCAGTTCCAAAATGCCTTCTTGATCAGGAGAATTGGCGATTGAATAGCTGCGGCTGATATTACCGGGAAGCAGCAAATCAATATATTGCCCGGCATAAAATGCAAATGGCGGCGCTTTAGGCAAAGCCAGTTTGAGCAAAGCAACATCGTGTTTGATTTCAATGTTTTCAATACGTGCCGGCAATGTGCGTACCGGCAAAGCATTTTGATTAAAACCCGGCACATTGATTTTGAGGTCGCTCTTCGCAGTGGTACAGCACAATAACACTTTGCCCTGCGCTTTTTCTTCTTCACTGATGGCTTTATCAATATGCTTGCCCATTTCAAATTCGCCACTAATCAACTCGGCCTTACACTGCCCGCAGGCACCGCTTTTGCAAGAATGAGGCAAATTTAAATTCTGACGGGTTGCGGCAGCAAGAACAGTTTCGTCCTCATTCGCCGTAAATGTAGTTTGATCTGGTAAGGTAATGGTATGTGTCATGGTATTTAGAATAAATTTATTATCAAAAACAAAGGCCGTCTGAAAATAAAACCTGTTTTCAGACGGCCTGTCCTATCTATCAAGCCAATTTGGCTTTAATCAACTCTTGAACCTGAGCCGGATTGGCCTTGCCTTTACTTGCTTTCATCACCTGTCCGACAATCGCATTTAAGGCTTTTTCATTACCGGAACGGAATTGCTCAATGGCTTTCGCATTGTTTGCCAACACTTCATCCACCATCGCTTCAATTGCGCCAGTGTCAGTAATCTGTTGCAAACCATGTTTTTCGATGATTTCGGCAATACCTGCTTCAGGCTCAGCCCACATCGCTTCAAAAGCTTTTTTCGCCAGTTTGCTGCTCAATGTTCCATCCGCAACTTTGGCAACCAACTCGGCAAGACGTGAAGCCGTAATCGGGCTTTCAGCCAATTCCAAACCTTCTTTGTTCAAGGTGGCGGCAAGCTCGCTGTTCATCCAGTTCGCCGTTAATTTACCTTGGCCGCAGGCTTTGGCAGCTTCTTCAAAATAGGCAGCTTGAGCACGGCTCGCAGTCAACAGGCGCGCATCATAGTCGGACACGCCGTAATCGGCAACAAAACGCGCCGCCATTTCATGCGGCAACTCAGGCATTTGCTCTTTGGCCTTTTGCAATTGGCCGTCTGAAATAATGACCGGCAGCAAATCCGGATCCGGGAAATAGCGGTAATCGTGCGCATCTTCTTTCAAACGCATCACACGGGTTTCGCCTTTTTCAGGGTCAAACAGCATGGTTGCCTGCTGTACTTTACCGCCGTCTTCCAAAATTTCGATTTGTGCTTCCACTTCATAATTGATGGCTTGTTCCAAGAAGCGGAAAGAATTGAGGTTTTTGATTTCACGGCGCGTACCGAATTCGGCCTGGCCTTTTGGACGTACAGAAACGTTGGCATCGACGCGGAACGAGCCTTCCGCCATATTGCCGTCGCAAATATCCAGCCAAGTTACCAAACCGTGCAACGCTTTAGCATATGCCACGGCTTCGGCAGCAGAGCGCATTTCAGGCTCGGAGACAACTTCTAACAAAGGCGTACCGGCACGGTTCAAGTCGATACCGGTTGCACCGTTCAAACCTTCATGTACGGATTTACCCGCATCTTCTTCCATGTGCGCACGGGTAACATTGATGGTTTTAACCTCGTCGCCCACTACGATTTCCAATTTGCCATGCTCAACAATCGGCAAATCCAACTGGCTGATTTGATAGCCTTTTGGCAAATCAGGATAAAAATAGTTTTTACGGTCGAACACGTTTTTCTGATTGATTTTCGCATCCAAAGCCAAACCGAGTTTGATGGCTTTTTCGACGACTTCGCGGTTCATTACCGGCAATACGCCCGGCAACGCACACTCAACCACGCTGGCATGGGCATTAGGTTCGGCACCGAATGCAGTGGATGCGCCGCTGAAGATTTTGGATTGGGTGTTGAGTTGGACGTGGATTTCCAGTCCGATTACGGTTTCCCAAGTCATAAGGGTCTTTCTGTCGAAAAAAAGTTAATCGGTTAAATGAATGATTCGTTTTTCAGGCGGCCTGAATAAAAAACATAACAGGACGTCTGCAAGATAAGTTTATTTCCTGCGGCGTTGGAAACCGGGCAGTTGCCAATGGAAACGGTATGCAGTCAGGCGAAACAACAATCCGCCGGCAAAGAGCAGGTTTAACGTAAAAATATTAATCCAGCCCAAACGCCCGAACAGATAAATCAGCCCGCCAATCAAAATGGCCACGCTGCCGTAAAGGTCGGTACGCAAAATCATCGGCACGTCATTGACCAAAATATCGCGTGCAATACCGCCGCCAACGGCAGTCACAAAAGCCAAAGAAATAACGCCGAACAGATTAAGCTGCAAAGCCATACCGATTTGTGCGCCGGTAATACTGAACGCAGCCAGACCGACGGCATCGGCAATAATAAAGGCAGCGGCCAAGTAGGTGCTGCGATAGCGTTGCACCCTTACCAACCATGCAATGGCCAGTGTGGCAAACACAACAATCAGCGCATCGGTTTGCAAAAACACCTGCGGAATCCGGCCGACCAAGCCGTCGCGTATCATGCCGCCGCCGACAGCCGTCAGTAACGCGGTAATGACGACACCGAGTACATCCAATCGCTTGTTGTAGCCGACCAAATAGCCGGAAATAGCAAATGCGGCTGTCCCAATGATTTGGATGAAGTCGGTGGCTGTCATGTTTTTAAATATCTACAATATGCAGCACCTCAATACATTCAGGCGCTTTTATATGGTTTATTTTCAGACGGCCTTGAATCATCAAGGCCCTAAAACATTATTCCGGTGCTTTAGTATGCCAATCGCTGTTCAGTTGAACTTGATGTGCGGCGCCCAGAATTTTGGCTTCAGAGAAATAGTTACCGATAAATTGCACACCAATCGGCAGACCGTTTGCGCTGAAACCGGCAGGCAGGGTCAGCGCAGGCAAACCGGCAAGGTTCACGGCGATGGTGTAAATATCGGACAAGTACATTTGCACAGGGTCGTGGATGTCGCTGCCAAGTTTCGGCGCGGCAGTCGGTGCGGTCGGTGCCAAAATGAAATCACATTGACCAAAGGCCGTCTGAAAATCATTGGCAACCAGACGGCGCAATTTTTGCGCTTTCAGATAATAAGCATCGTAGTAACCATGGCTCAATACATAAGTACCGATCATGATACGGCGTTTGACCTCGCTGCCGAAACCTTTGGCACGGGTGTTGCTGTACATTTCTTCCAAATCGCCGAATTGTGCTGCACGATGGCCATAACGTACGCCGTCAAAACGGGACAAGTTGGTACTTGCTTCAGCGGAAGCGAGAACATAATAAGCGGGAATCGACAATGAAGTTTGCGGCAACGAAACTTCAACAGTCTCAGCGCCTTGGGCTTTAAGCAAATCAATCACGTTTTGCAAGGCCGTCTGAACATCGGCATCCGCGCCTTCGCCGAAATATTCTTTAGGCAAACCGATTTTCAACCCTTTGAGCGGCTTGTCCAAATCACGGGTGTAATCTTCTTTGTCGCGTTCCAAACTGGTGGAATCACGCTCGTCAAAGCTGGCCATGGCGTTCAACAAAATCGCACAGTCTTCGGCCGTTTGCGCCATAGGGCCGGCTTGGTCGAAGCTGGAAGCATAGGCAACCATACCGAAGCGTGAAACCGTACCGTATGTCGGCTTAATACCGGTAATACCGCAATGCGATGCAGGCTGACGGATGGAACCGCCGGTATCCGAACCCAATGCAGCCGGTGCCAAACGCGCCGCAATCACGGCAGCCGAACCGCCCGACGAACCGCCGGGAACATGTTCAAGATTCCATGGGTTTTTGGTTGCACCGTAGAACGAAGTCTCATTGGTTGAGCCCATGGCAAATTCGTCCATATTGGTACGGCCGAGAGTAACCATGCCGGCATCCAACAGGTTTTGCACCACAGTGGCAGTATAAGGAGACACAAAGTTATCCAACATTTTGGAACTGCATGCACTGCGCCAACCTGTTTGGCAGAAAATATCTTTGTAAGCAACCGGCACACCGGTCAAAGCGGTCGCATTACCGGCCGCGATACGCGCATCGGCTGCTTTGGCTTCAGCAAGGGTCTTATCTTGATCGATGGTAACGTAGCCGTTGATGGCGGGGTTTTTCGCAGCAATAGCGGCCAAATATTCGGTCGCCAATTCGACTGCGGAAATTTGTTTGGATTGCAGCAGGCTGCTGGCTTGTTTGAGCGTGTAAGCGGTCATTGTGCCGTACTTTCTATAAAACAGTTTTCGCTTTCAAAACAGATATTGAAAACATCCGTTTAAATCAATAAATCGGGCCGTCTGAACAAAGTATCCTTTCAGACGGCCTTGCAATAGGGGCTTGCCGATAAGCAAAGGCCGTCTGAAACCTTATTCTTCAATTACTTGAGGAACGATATACAGGCGGTTGCGCACTTCGGGGGCAACAGCTTGATATTCCGCAGCATGATCGGTTTCAGTTACTTTATCTTCGCGCAGGCGCAAAGCGGCTTCGTGCGGATGCGCCATGGGTTCGATGCCGTCGGTATTGACGCTTTGCATGTTTTCAACCATGGCGAAAATGTCGTTCAACTCGGCAAGCGTTTTGTTTTTTTCTTCGTCCGTTAAAGTGAGGCGCGAGAGTTTTGCGATTTTTTCCACATCATTTAAGCTTAAAGCCATAAAAAATCCTTGTCTGATAGCAATGCACCTTGGGTTGGGGTATCATTGCATTTCGTCTTCTATGAAGCGAAGAATTATAACCGAAAACCAAACAGGTTGGCATGGTGTTTTGATTCAGACGGCCTTTTCAGGGTGCATTTATCCGTCTTAAACCGTGTACCTGTTTTTCTTATTTTAAATAACGCTAAACACATCCGGGCTGGGCCGGAATTTCAGGTATCCTATGTTTCGTCTTTTATCTCGTTTCCTCTCTAATGATATTGCCATCGACTTGGGCACGGCCAACACGCTGATTTTTGTACGCGGCAAAGGGATTGTTTTGGATGAGCCGTCCATGGTTGCGATTCAATCCGGCGCAGGCAATAAAAGTAAAATCATGGCCGTGGGTACGGAAGCTAAAAAAATGCAGGGCCGTGCGCCGCGCAATATTGAAATCGTCCGTCCGATGAAAGACGGCGTGATTGCCGATTTTGTGATTACCGAGCGTATGCTGGGTATGTTGATTAAAAAAGCCACCGAAGGACGGTCTTTGGTTCCGCCCCGTGTGGTTATCTGTGTTCCGGGCGGCTCTACCCAAGTGGAACGTAAAGCGATTTTGGATTCTGCATTTGCCGCCGGCGCGGCAAGCGTGCATTTGATTGAAGAACCGATGGCCGCCGCTTTGGGCGCAGGTTTGCCGATTGAAGATGCGGCAGGTTCGATGATTGTCGATATTGGCGGCGGTACGACTGAAATCGGTATCCTTTCACTGGGCGGTATGGCCTATTCTGCTTCTGTCCGCGCAGCCGGCGACGAGTTCGACAAAAGCATCATCCATTACCTGCGCCGCCATCGCGGCGTCTTGATCGGCGAAGCGACGGCAGAGGAATTGAAGAAACAAATCGGCTCGGCCTCTGGTTTTGAAACCGAAACAGCCATGCGCATTAAAGGCCGCGACCTGGCCGAAGGTACGCCTAAATCCTTGGCGGTTACGTCGAATGAAATCCGTGAAGCATTGAGTGAAACGGTAAATCAAATCATTCGCGCCGTCCGTCTGGCTTTGGAACAAGCTCCGCCCGAACTGGCCGGCGACATCGCCGACCGCGGCATTATGCTGACCGGCGGCGGTGCGCTTCTGCACGGTATCGATACCGTCTTGGCCGATGCAACCGGCCTGCCCGTCGGCATCGCCGACCAGCCTCTGAACTGCGTCGCCTATGGTGCCGGTAAGGCTTTGGACTATATCGGCAAATGGGATACCGTGTTTACGGAAAACCCATAAGGTAGATGGCTATGGAACGCTCTTCTTTGCGCTTTGACGAGGCAAAAGGCCCTAAGCTGTTGCCTCGTTTTGTCGTTTATATCGCCCTGGCGGCCGGCCTGATGGTGGCAGATTATCGCTTTTCATTGATGCAGCCTGTGCGCGCGGCAGTAATGCCCATGCTCTATCCTGCTCAATGGCTGGCCAATCAACCTGTTCAACTTTATCAATATTTTGCCGACCTCTCCCAGTCCAAATCCGAGCTTTTGGAACAAAACCGCCAGCTTTTGGAAGAAAATGGCCGTCTGAAAATCGATTTGCAGCGGGATAAAGTCAATACCGATGAATTGCGCGAATTGAAAAAACTGTACGGTTTGCAACAAAAAGGCATCCACAATGTTATCGGCGCGGAAGTCATTTCCAATGGCAAAGATCCGCTTTCCGAAAGACTGATTATCGGCAAAGGCAGTCAAGACGGCTTGAAAGTTGGCGATGCGGTCATCGATCAAAGCGGTTTGATCGGCCTGTTGACACAAGTCCATACACAAAGCGCGGAAATTGAGCTGATCTCAAGCGGACAAAGCATTGTCCCCGTCGCCGTCAGCCGCACCGGTGAACGCAATTTGGCATACGGTAATGGCAGCAGTTTGGATTTACGCTATTTCCCAACCGGCTCAGACTTGAAACCCGGCGATGTCCTGCTGACTTCCGGTTTGGACGGTACTTATCCCGCGGGGATTCCCGTTGCAACCGTCAGCAAGGTTGTCCGCGCATCGGGAACGCCTTATTACGATACGCAACTGACGCCTTTGGCCGCTTTACGCAGCAGCCGTTTTGTCTTGGTACTTTCTTCCGCCCCTTCTTCCCCACGCTGATTTCATGAACGATTTTGACGATTCTTACCGTGCAGTACCGCTGCACATCATGGCGGCCAGTCTCATCGTGATGATGATACTGGACTTTATGCCGTTTTCCTTTGACGGATTCTTCTGGCTGCCTGAAATGACGGCACTGATGTTGCTGTATTGGACATTGCATCAACCGCAACGCGCAGGCATGGGACTAGCTTTTGCCATCGGTCTGATTGTCGATGCCGCAACCGCCGCGACTTTGGGTTTGCACGCCCTGTCTTACGTCGTGATGACTTATTTCATCTTAAACCGACGCCGCCAAATCATGCTGTACGGCCACATTATGCAATTGGCCGCTGTCTTGGCTGCGTTGTTGCTCAATCAGGCCGTTTTAACTGCTGCCCGTCTGTTCCTCAATCATCAGGTCATCACTTTGCAAGGCTTTGTTGCCCCATTTGTCGGCGCATTGCTTTGGCCGATACTCAGCCAGCTGATGCTGATTGTGACCCGTATTTACCGCGCGCACTGAAAAGATGAAACCGATTCTTCCACGCCGTCTTTCCGGTGGTCAACATACCAAAAAACCTTCCGCTCAGGCAGCACAAGCCGACGCCCTATTGCGCCTGCTCGTTGCTTTTATCCTGATTGTCATCTTCTTTTCCATCTTGCTGACGCGGTTCTTTTACTTACAAGTAACCCAACACAATGAGTTTTCCGGTCAGGCATCGAGCAACCGCATCACCCTGATTCCAACGCCGCCCGTACGCGGCGAAATCGTCGATATCAACGGCGTTCCTTTGGCCAAAAACTATCCTGTCTTTTCGCTTGAAGTTATTCCCAGCCGCATCGAAGGCAAGATGGAAGATGTCATTGAAGCATTGAGAAAATACGTCGATATTACGCCGACAGATTTAAAACGCTTCAAAAAATACCGCGAAAGCTATAGAAAATTTGAAAATATCCCACTCAAACTCAGACTGACCGATGAAGAGGCTGCGCGTTTGTCCGTGCATCTGCGCGAATTCAAAGGCGTAGAGGTCAACTCACGCACATTCCGCGAATATCCTTACGGTAAGCTGACCTCCCATTTCTTAGGCTATATCGGCCGTATAAGCGATAAAGACAAAGAAATGCTGGAAGAAGAAGGCCTGACCGCCCTCTATCGCGGCAGTACGCATATCGGCAAATCCGGCTTGGAAAAATATTACGAACACCAGCTTCATGGCATTCCAGGCTATCAAGAAGTCGAAAAAGACGCTTATGGCAACATCGTCCGTGTATTGAAAAATGTCCCGTCCAAAATGGGGCAAACCTTACGCCTAGGGATGGATATCCGTATGCAGCAGGAAGCCGACCGAATCTTGGGCGACCGCCGTGGCGCATTGGTGGCTATCAATCCGCAAGACGGTACTGTTTTGGCATTTGTTTCCAAACCTTCCTTCGATCCCAACCTCTTTATTGATGGCATCGACAGCGACACTTGGAAAATGCTGAATGACGATTGGAAAAAGCCTTTGATCAACCGCGTTACCCAAGGCCTTTATCCTCCAGGTTCTACATTCAAACCCTTTATGGGCATGGCCTTGTTGGAAAGCGGCAAAATCACTCAAAACACCATCGTCCCCGCTCCCGGCGCATGGAGCATACCCGGCAGCCGCCATATCTTCCGCGACTCCGTCCGCAGCGGTCACGGCTCGGCCAACTTGAGCAAAGCCATTCAAGTATCCTCAGATACCTTCTTCTACCGTTTGGGTTACGAAATGGGTATCGATAAAGCCTCTCCGTATCTGGCGCAATTCGGTTTCGGCCAAAAAACCGGTATTGACCTGCCTAGCGAATACACAGGCGTTTTGCCCAGCCGCGAATGGAAAGCCAAACGCTTTGCCAAATCTTCCGACCCGACTGCCAAAGAATGGCGCGCCGGCGAGATGGTTTCCGTCAGTATCGGCCAAGGCTACAATGCCTACACGCCTTTGCAAATGGCACATGCGACAGCATCTCTGGCCAACAACGGTGTTGTCCATCAGCCGCATTTGGTCAAAGAAATATTGGATTTCGGTGCGCGTAAAATTACCCGCATCAATCCTAATCCCGAACGTCAAATTCCGTTTAAAGCCGACAACTTCGAATACGTCAAACGCGCCATGGAGAAGGTATTAAAACCGGGCGGTACGGCACACCGTATCGGCGGCGGACTTGCTTACACAATGGGCGGAAAAACCGGTACGGCCCAGGTCGTACAAATCAAACAGGGTGGCCGCTACAATGCCGCAGCCCTACGCGAACAACACCGCGACCACGCATGGTTTATCTCGTTTGCGCCATTGGAAAAACCTGAAATCGCCATTGCCGTTATTTTGGAAAACGGCGGCTGGGGTGCGTATGCCGCGCCATTGGCCCGTGAAATGACTGATTTTTATATGCTTCACGTCAAGCCGCAACAGTTTTCAGACGGCCTCGAAACAGATTCGGCCAAAACTGAAAAAACTGATAAACATCAGCCTATCACCAGCATTTTCCAATCCGCCTACGGACTGACCCCGACAAGCCCTGCCCCACAGCCGGAGGTTCATCATGAATAACACATCAGCGTGGAAAACGTTCAAATCCACCATCGCAGCCCCGATTGACCCGTGGCTGTTTTTTGCCATGCTCGCCATCTACATCATGAGCCTGTTTTTGCTCTATTCTGCAGACGGGCAAGAGTTCGGCCAATTGGAAAACAAAACCATCCATACCGTTTTGGGCTTTGCCCTGTTATGGATTATCGCCGTATTCAAGCCGCAAACGGCCGCCAAAGTTGCCCTGCCTGTTTATATCGTCGGCGTATTACTGCTGATTGGCGTCGAAGTTGCCGGCGTTACCGTCAACGGTTCGACCCGTTGGCTGAGCCTAGGTTTTACCCGTATCCAACCTTCCGAAATCATGAAAATCGGTATTCCCATGACTGTCGCGTGGTATTTCCAACGCTATGAAGGCCGTCTGAAATGGATACATTATATTGTCGCCCTCGTGCTGATTCTTGTTCCTGTTGCCCTGATTTTGAAACAGCCCGACCTCGGTACAGCCGCGCTGATTATGGCTTCGGGCATTTTTGTCATCTTTTTTGCCGGATTGCCCTGGAAAGCCATTTTTGCCGCTATTATTGCCTTTGTGGCCGCCCTGCCGCTCTTGTGGAACTACGGCATGCATGACTACCAGAAAACCCGCGTCCTTACCTTGCTCAACCCAACCAAAGACCCGTTAGGCGCGGGCTACCACATCATCCAATCCATGATTGCCATTGGCTCGGGCGGCGTATGGGGTAAGGGCTGGCTCAACGGCACGCAAACCCATTTGGACTATATTCCCGAATCAACGACTGACTTTATTTTCGCAGTATTCGGCGAAGAGTTCGGCCTGATCGGCAATATCCTTTTGCTGCTGGTTTACCTTATCATTTTGGCACGCGGATTGTGGATTGCCGCACAAGCGCAATCCCTTTACAGCCGTACTTTGGCAGGCGCATTGACCATGACCTTCTTCTGCTACGCCTTTGTAAACATGGGCATGGTCAGCGGTATTTTGCCCGTTGTCGGCGTCCCCCTTCCCCTGGTCAGCTACGGCGGTACGGCTACGCTTTCCATCATGGTGGTGCTGGCCCTGTTGATGGGTATCGCCAACGAACATAAAAACCTCCGCCGTCGCAATATGGACAACGACGATCTGACTGAAAGCAAGGAATAATATGGAATTAGGTGTAGAAATCGGCAAACTTCTCGTTGCACTTCTTGTACTGATCAACCCCTTCAGCGCACTCTCGATTTATCTTGACCTGACGCAAGACCACAGCACCAAAGAAAAACGCAGAATTGCGCGTACTGCCGCACTGGCCGTTTTCATCGTGATTGTCGTCTTTGCACTGAGCGGCGGTATCTTATTGAAAGTACTCGGCATCAGCGTGGGCTCTTTCCAAGTCGGCGGCGGCATTTTGGTTTTACTGATTGCCATCTCCTTAATGAACGGCAACGATAATCCTGCCAAACCAAAAATTGATCCCCATTCAGAAGAACATCAAAGTGTGCAACAAGTCCGCCGCAATGAAAAAGCCATTGCCGTCGTCCCCATTGCCATTCCGATTACCATCGGCCCCGGCGGTATTTCTACCGTCATCATTTACTCCTCTGCCGCCAAAAATTACAGCGATATTGCCCTGATTATCATCTCCGGCTTTCTGGTCAGCCTGATTTGCTATCTCATCCTGATCGTTGCCGGACGCATCAGCAAACGCTTGGGCACGACCGGCCTGACCATCCTCAACCGCATTATGGGCATGATGCTTGCCGCCATTTCCGTAGAGATTATTGTTGCCGGATTAAAATCTATTTTTCCCCAACTGGTCGCTTGAAGTACAATTATCACAATAAAAGGCCGTCTGAAACATTTTCAGACGGCCTCATAAAAACATAAAAACAAAGGAGCCCAACCATGTTTCACAGCACCCATGTCTTTACCGGAGAAACTATTTACCGACGACCGGCACAAAGCTACACCGAATTTACCGACGAATTAAACCGCCTCCAAACCCTTCAGCAAACCTTCGCACAATCAAGCATTATCGAGCGCACCGCCCTCTTACAGCAATTTGCCGACAGCCTCACCCAAAACCAAGAACGCCTCGCCGAAATGGTTTGCGAAGAAGTTGGCCGCTGCCTGCATGAATGCCGCGCCGAAATCAGCAAATCCATCGAGCTTATCCGCTACTACGTCCGCCTCGCGCCCGAACTGCTCTCCCATAAAACCATCGCCACCCAAGCCAGCCTCAGCCAAGTCCGCTTCGAGCCTTTGGGCGTTGTTTTGGCAGTCATGCCGTGGAACTATCCTGTTTGGCAGATTTTACGATTTGCCATCCCTGCCCTGTGCGCCGGCAATGCCTGCGCGGTCAAACCTGCGCCCAGTGTTGCCCGCGTCAGCGAAACCCTCTTCAGCCTCGTCCCCAAAGGTTTGCCGCTTATCGGCGCATGGTTAAGTCATGAAGACACGCTTAAAGCCATCGAAGATACCGATGCCATGGCATTCACCGGTTCGACCCATACCGGCCGCCTGCTGGCCGCACATGCAGGCAAACATCTGAAAAAAACCGTCCTTGAACTGGGCGGCAGCAATCCGTTTATCATCCTGCCCGATGCCGATCTCCAACGCGCAGCCATCGACGCCTGCTATTCACGCTTCCGCGATGCCGGACAATCCTGCAACGCCGCCAAACGCATCATTGTTACCCAAAATATTGCCGAACAATTTATCCCGCTCTTCCTTGCCGAGTGCGCCAAACTGCAAACCGGCAATCCTAAAGACCCAAACACCACCCTTGCCCCGCTTCACCGCCAAGACCTGCGCCAAAACGTGCACGAACAGGTTCAAGATGCGGTTGCACACGGCGCGCAATGCTTGAGCGGCGGCTATATTCCTGATGGAAAAAGCTGGTTTTACCCGGCTACCGTCTTGGATCAAGTCAATCCAAACTGCCGCGTTTGGCATGAAGAAGTCTTCGGCCCGGTTGCCATGATCTTACGCGCCGACAATCCGGAGCACGCCGTCGCGCTTGCCAATGACACACCTTTCGGCCTCGGCGCCTGTATCTACACAGCCGACACGGCAAATGCATGGAAATACGCCGAAAAAATCCAAGCAGGCTCTGTCTTTATCAACCGCCACACCAGCAGCGACTTGCGCCTCCCCTTTGGCGGCGTCAAAGCTTCAGGCTACGGACGGGAGCTATCCGAATTCGGACTGTACGAATTCGTCAACGTCAAAACCTATTGGCAAAAATAAACTGTTTCATTCACTCAGGCCGTATGAAAACCCAATTTCAGACGGCCTGATGTTTTTTTAAAGACTGGCAAAAATGTTGTATTTAAAACCCATACCAATTCTGCAAAATCAAAGCAGCTCAAAAATAAGCAACCTATCTTAGAAAGCAATTCATATTTCCATGCCCATTTTGAATCGGCAGCTTACCATGTTCATCATTCCAACCGTTTCATTAAGCTCTTTATAAAATACCCAATAAACAAAAATGCCGTCTGAAATACAACTTTCAGACGGCATTTTCAATCAAATACTACTTATCGGATTACAATTTCAAACCGGCCAGTTTAGCAGCATACGCATCCAAATCGGCGATTGGACGGGTAGCCACGCCGCTTTCCATCGCTGCTTTAGCAGTAGCCGTAGCAACGCGAGGCAACAGGCGGGAATCGAATGGGGTAGGAATCAGGTATTCCGCACCGAATTCAAATTTCTTACCGTAAGCGGCAACCACTTCTTCAGTTACCTCTTCCATCGCCAAATCAGCCAAAGCATACACGCAGGCGCGTTTCATTTCTTCGTT
Encoded proteins:
- a CDS encoding aldehyde dehydrogenase family protein is translated as MFHSTHVFTGETIYRRPAQSYTEFTDELNRLQTLQQTFAQSSIIERTALLQQFADSLTQNQERLAEMVCEEVGRCLHECRAEISKSIELIRYYVRLAPELLSHKTIATQASLSQVRFEPLGVVLAVMPWNYPVWQILRFAIPALCAGNACAVKPAPSVARVSETLFSLVPKGLPLIGAWLSHEDTLKAIEDTDAMAFTGSTHTGRLLAAHAGKHLKKTVLELGGSNPFIILPDADLQRAAIDACYSRFRDAGQSCNAAKRIIVTQNIAEQFIPLFLAECAKLQTGNPKDPNTTLAPLHRQDLRQNVHEQVQDAVAHGAQCLSGGYIPDGKSWFYPATVLDQVNPNCRVWHEEVFGPVAMILRADNPEHAVALANDTPFGLGACIYTADTANAWKYAEKIQAGSVFINRHTSSDLRLPFGGVKASGYGRELSEFGLYEFVNVKTYWQK